Proteins encoded together in one Lutra lutra chromosome 4, mLutLut1.2, whole genome shotgun sequence window:
- the C4H1orf50 gene encoding uncharacterized protein C1orf50 homolog isoform X1, with amino-acid sequence MEDAKRLGQAEEVPENQRVQPATGRGGVAGALVERTATPGGLALVSPYHTHRVGDPLDLVALAEQVQKADEFIRANATNKLTVIAEQIQHLQEQARKILEDAHRDADLHHVACNIVKKPGNIYYLYKRDSGQQYFSIISPKEWGTGCPHDFLGAYKLQHDLSWTPYEDIEKHDAKINTVNKLLSQSAALPRSTEPTFQGLTESGHS; translated from the exons ATGGAGGACGCCAAGAGGCTGGGGCAGGCGGAGGAGGTCCCCGAAAACCAAAGAGTTCAGCCGGCGACAGGTCGGGGAG GTGTCGCAGGAGCCCTGGTGGAGCGCACCGCGACCCCTGGCGGCCTGGCCCTGGTGAGCCCCTACCACACCCACCGGGTCGGGGACCCCTTAGACCTCGTGGCGCTCGCAGAGCAGGTGCAGAAG GCTGATGAATTCATCCGAGCAAATGCCACCAACAAACTGACCGTCATAGCTGAACAAATCCAACATTTACAAGAACAAGCCAGGAAG ATACTGGAAGACGCTCACAGAGACGCTGACTTACACCACGTAGCTTGTAATATAGTAAAAAAACCTGGCAACATTTACTACCTTTATAAACGGGACAGTGGTCAGcagtatttttctattatttctccaaag GAATGGGGGACGGGTTGTCCACATGACTTCCTTGGTGCCTACAAGCTACAGCATGACTTGTCCTGGACTCCGTATGAGGACATTGAGAAACACGACGCCAAAATCAACACAGTGAACAAGTTGCTAAGCCAGTCAGCAGCTCTGCCTCGAAGCACTGAACCCACCTTCCAGGGACTGACTGAGAGTGGACACTCATAA
- the C4H1orf50 gene encoding uncharacterized protein C1orf50 homolog isoform X3, producing MEDAKRLGQAEEVPENQRVQPATGALVERTATPGGLALVSPYHTHRVGDPLDLVALAEQVQKADEFIRANATNKLTVIAEQIQHLQEQARKILEDAHRDADLHHVACNIVKKPGNIYYLYKRDSGQQYFSIISPKEWGTGCPHDFLGAYKLQHDLSWTPYEDIEKHDAKINTVNKLLSQSAALPRSTEPTFQGLTESGHS from the exons ATGGAGGACGCCAAGAGGCTGGGGCAGGCGGAGGAGGTCCCCGAAAACCAAAGAGTTCAGCCGGCGACAG GAGCCCTGGTGGAGCGCACCGCGACCCCTGGCGGCCTGGCCCTGGTGAGCCCCTACCACACCCACCGGGTCGGGGACCCCTTAGACCTCGTGGCGCTCGCAGAGCAGGTGCAGAAG GCTGATGAATTCATCCGAGCAAATGCCACCAACAAACTGACCGTCATAGCTGAACAAATCCAACATTTACAAGAACAAGCCAGGAAG ATACTGGAAGACGCTCACAGAGACGCTGACTTACACCACGTAGCTTGTAATATAGTAAAAAAACCTGGCAACATTTACTACCTTTATAAACGGGACAGTGGTCAGcagtatttttctattatttctccaaag GAATGGGGGACGGGTTGTCCACATGACTTCCTTGGTGCCTACAAGCTACAGCATGACTTGTCCTGGACTCCGTATGAGGACATTGAGAAACACGACGCCAAAATCAACACAGTGAACAAGTTGCTAAGCCAGTCAGCAGCTCTGCCTCGAAGCACTGAACCCACCTTCCAGGGACTGACTGAGAGTGGACACTCATAA
- the C4H1orf50 gene encoding uncharacterized protein C1orf50 homolog isoform X2 produces the protein MEDAKRLGQAEEVPENQRVQPATGRGGALVERTATPGGLALVSPYHTHRVGDPLDLVALAEQVQKADEFIRANATNKLTVIAEQIQHLQEQARKILEDAHRDADLHHVACNIVKKPGNIYYLYKRDSGQQYFSIISPKEWGTGCPHDFLGAYKLQHDLSWTPYEDIEKHDAKINTVNKLLSQSAALPRSTEPTFQGLTESGHS, from the exons ATGGAGGACGCCAAGAGGCTGGGGCAGGCGGAGGAGGTCCCCGAAAACCAAAGAGTTCAGCCGGCGACAGGTCGGGGAG GAGCCCTGGTGGAGCGCACCGCGACCCCTGGCGGCCTGGCCCTGGTGAGCCCCTACCACACCCACCGGGTCGGGGACCCCTTAGACCTCGTGGCGCTCGCAGAGCAGGTGCAGAAG GCTGATGAATTCATCCGAGCAAATGCCACCAACAAACTGACCGTCATAGCTGAACAAATCCAACATTTACAAGAACAAGCCAGGAAG ATACTGGAAGACGCTCACAGAGACGCTGACTTACACCACGTAGCTTGTAATATAGTAAAAAAACCTGGCAACATTTACTACCTTTATAAACGGGACAGTGGTCAGcagtatttttctattatttctccaaag GAATGGGGGACGGGTTGTCCACATGACTTCCTTGGTGCCTACAAGCTACAGCATGACTTGTCCTGGACTCCGTATGAGGACATTGAGAAACACGACGCCAAAATCAACACAGTGAACAAGTTGCTAAGCCAGTCAGCAGCTCTGCCTCGAAGCACTGAACCCACCTTCCAGGGACTGACTGAGAGTGGACACTCATAA
- the P3H1 gene encoding prolyl 3-hydroxylase 1, translated as MAARALRLLTTLLAVAAAASRAEVESEAGWDMAAPDLLFAEGTAAYARGDWAGVVLSMERALRSRAALRALRLRCRTRCAADLPWELDPGSSPSPAQSSGANALHDLRFFGGLLRRAACLRRCLGPPASHSLSEELELEFRKRSPYNYLQVAYFKINKLEKAVAAAHTFFVGNPEHMEMRQNLDYYQTMSGVKEADFKDLESKPHMHEFRLGVRLYSEEQPHEAAAHLEAALREYLVADAECRALCEGPYDYDGYNYLEYNADLFQAIADHYIQVLSCKQNCVTELASHPSREKPFEDFLPSHYNYLQFAYYNIGNYTQAIECAKTYLLFFPNDEVMNQNLAYYTAMLGEEAARSIGPRESAREYRQRSLLEKELLFYAYDVFGIPFVDPDSWTPEEVIPKRLQEKQKSERETAVRISQEIGNLMKEIETLVEEKTKESLDVSRLTREGGPLLYEGISLTMNSKVLNGSQRVVMDGVISADECRELQRLTNAAATSGDGYRGQTSPHTPSEKFYGVTVFKALKLGQEGKVPLQSAHLYYNVTEKVRRVMESYFRLDTPLYFSYSHLVCRTAIEEAQAERKDSSHPVHVDNCILNAEALVCIKEPPAYTFRDYSAILYLNGDFDGGAFYFTELDAKTVTAEVQPQCGRAVGFSSGTENPHGVKAVTRGQRCAIALWFTLDARHSERDRVQADDLVKMLFSPEEMDLSQEQPQEAQEGPPKPETPLSGGEVGHKDEL; from the exons ATGGCTGCGCGCGCTTTGAGGCTGCTGACCACACTGCTGGCCGTCGCCGCCGCTGCCTCCCGGGCCGAGGTCGAGTCCGAGGCGGGATGGGACATGGCGGCGCCGGACCTGCTCTTCGCGGAGGGGACCGCGGCCTACGCGCGCGGGGACTGGGCGGGAGTGGTACTGAGCATGGAGCGGGCGCTGCGCTCGCGGGCCGCCCTGCGCGCCCTCCGCCTGCGCTGCCGCACCCGCTGTGCCGCCGACCTCCCGTGGGAGCTGGACCCCGGCTCGTCCCCGAGCCCGGCGCAGTCTTCGGGAGCCAACGCCCTGCACGACCTGCGGTTCTTTGGGGGCCTGCTGCGCCGCGCCGCCTGCCTGCGCCGCTGCCTCGGGCCGCCGGCCTCCCACTCGCTCAGcgaggagctggagctggagttCCGCAAGCGGAGCCCCTACAACTACCTGCAGGTCGCCTACTTCAAG ATCAACAAGTTGGAGAAAGCCGTAGCAGCAGCACACACCTTCTTTGTGGGCAATCCTGAACACATGGAGATGAGGCAGAACCTAGACTATTACCAAACCATGTCTGGAGTGAAGGAAGCCGACTTCAAGGATCTTGAGTCCAAACCCCATATG CACGAGTTCCGGCTGGGAGTACGGCTCTACTCGGAGGAGCAGCCGCACGAAGCCGCGGCCCATCTGGAGGCAGCACTGAGAGAGTACTTGGTGGCCGACGCGGAGTGCCGGGCGCTGTGTGAGGGGCCCTACGACTATGACGGCTACAACTACCTGGAGTACAATGCAGACCTCTTCCAGGCCATAGCAG ATCATTACATCCAGGTCCTTAGCTGTAAGCAGAACTGCGTCACGGAGCTGGCTTCCCACCCAAGTCGAGAGAAGCCCTTTGAAGACTTCCTTCCATCACATTATAATTATCTGCAATTCGCCTACTATAACA TTGGGAATTATACGCAGGCTATTGAATGTGCCAAGACCtatctcctcttcttccccaatGATGAGGTGATGAACCAGAATCTGGCCTACTATACAGCCATGCTTGGAGAAGAAGCAGCCAGATCCATTGGCCCCCGTGAG AGTGCCCGGGAGTACCGCCAGCGCAGCCTGCTCGAGAAAGAGCTGCTCTTCTACGCGTACGATGTCTTCGGAATTCCCTTCGTGGATCCG GATTCGTGGACTCCAGAAGAGGTGATTCCCAAAAGAttgcaagagaaacaaaa GTCCGAGCGGGAAACGGCCGTCCGCATCTCCCAGGAGATCGGAAACCTGATGAAGGAGATTGAGACCCTGGTGGAGGAGAAGACCAAGGAGTCGCTGGATGTGAGCCGGCTGACGCGGGAAG GTGGCCCCCTACTCTACGAAGGCATCAGTCTCACCATGAACTCCAAAGTCCTGAATGGCTCTCAGAGGGTGGTGATGGATGGTGTAATCTCCGCAGACGAGTGCCGGGAGCTGCAGAGACTGACCAAT GCCGCAGCGACCTCAGGAGATGGCTACCGGGGTCAGACCTCCCCACACACGCCCAGTGAGAAGTTCTATGGTGTGACGGTCTTCAAAGCCCTTAAG CTGGGACAGGAAGGGAAAGTTCCGCTGCAGAGTGCCCACCTGTACTACAATGTGACCGAGAAGGTGCGGCGCGTCATGGAGTCCTACTTCCGCCTGGACACCCCCCTCTACTTCTCCTACTCCCACCTGGTGTGCCGCACCGCCATCGAAG AGGCACAGGCTGAGAGGAAGGACAGTAGCCATCCAGTCCACGTGGACAACTGCATCCTGAATGCCGAAGCCCTTGTGTGCATCAAGGAGCCCCCCGCCTACACCTTCCGGGACTACAG TGCCATTCTTTATCTAAATGGGGACTTCGATGGAGGAGCATTCTACTTCACTGAACTAGATGCCAAGACAGTGACG GCAGAGGTGCAGCCCCAGTGCGGGAGGGCCGTGGGATTCTCTTCAGGCACGGAGAACCCGCATGGGGTGAAGGCTGTCACCAGAGGGCAGCGCTGTGCCATTGCGCTGTGGTTCACATTGGACGCGCGGCACAGTGAGCGG GACCGGGTGCAGGCGGATGACCTGGTGAAGATGCTCTTCAGCCCGGAGGAGATGGACCTTTCCCAGGAGCAGCCCCAGGAGGCCCAGGAGGGGCCCCCCAAGCCAGAGACCCCTCTGTCCGGCGGTGAGGTGGGACACAAAGATGAGCTCTGA